The Pedococcus dokdonensis region ATGGCGACCGGGGTGCTGGTGCTCGGGATCGGGCGGGCCACCAGGCTGCTGACCTTCCTGGTCGGCTGCGACAAGGACTACACGGCGACGGTCCGGCTGGGCCAGACGACCGTCACCGACGACGCGGAGGGTGAGGTCACCGCGGCGACGGCTGCCGACGGCGTCACCCCAGCGCAGCTCACCGCCGCCGTCCGCGACCTCACCGGCGAGATCCAGCAGGTCCCGAGCTCGGTGTCGGCGATCAAGGTCAAGGGTGAACGCTCCTACCACCGGGTGCGGGCCGGCGAGGACGTCGACCTGCCGGCCCGTCCGGTCACGGTGAGCAGGTTCGAGGTCCTCGGCACCCGCAGCGGTGACGTGGACGGCATACCGGTGCTCGACGTCGACGTCGAGGTGACGGTGAGCTCCGGCACCTACGTCCGCGCGCTGGCCCGCGACCTGGGAGCCGCGCTCGGGGTGGGCGGTCACCTCACCG contains the following coding sequences:
- the truB gene encoding tRNA pseudouridine(55) synthase TruB — its product is MPAPDGLLVVDKPAGWTSHDVVGRARRLCGTRKVGHAGTLDPMATGVLVLGIGRATRLLTFLVGCDKDYTATVRLGQTTVTDDAEGEVTAATAADGVTPAQLTAAVRDLTGEIQQVPSSVSAIKVKGERSYHRVRAGEDVDLPARPVTVSRFEVLGTRSGDVDGIPVLDVDVEVTVSSGTYVRALARDLGAALGVGGHLTALRRTRVGAFTLAEAHGLEALAELDEPEQLPVTPLADSARAQFAVRELTAEESTALGYGQRVDSAQQGRTEPVAAFAPDGRLVALLDESGHKARPHVVFAPAGS